In Nostoc sp. UHCC 0926, a single genomic region encodes these proteins:
- a CDS encoding Uma2 family endonuclease, whose protein sequence is MLNYNPLHCLPSSEELPDSDDTAVDNELQNLIPGLLKTTLALVWCDRWDWFFGVEMGIYYDPDKPAIVPDGFLSLGVKRFIDEDLRLSYVLWEENKLPILALEVVSQIYREEYSSKKELYAKELEILYYVVYSPLRRKKTPLEVYHLVDGEYILMSGNPVWLPEIGLGIGRERGIYQGIVREWLYWYDEEGQKLLTPEERIREAEERTAFEEQRRVEAEQQVKMLIEKLNALGVDPETLS, encoded by the coding sequence ATGTTAAACTACAATCCGCTACATTGTTTGCCATCTTCCGAAGAATTACCCGACTCAGATGATACCGCTGTGGATAATGAACTACAAAATTTAATTCCCGGCTTGCTGAAAACGACACTGGCTTTGGTTTGGTGCGATCGTTGGGATTGGTTCTTTGGTGTTGAGATGGGTATTTATTATGACCCAGATAAACCAGCCATTGTCCCTGATGGGTTTCTCAGCTTAGGAGTTAAACGCTTCATTGATGAGGACTTACGCCTAAGTTATGTGCTGTGGGAAGAAAATAAGCTGCCGATTTTAGCACTAGAAGTTGTTTCCCAAATATATCGGGAAGAATATAGCAGCAAGAAAGAATTGTATGCCAAAGAATTAGAAATTTTGTACTACGTTGTATATAGTCCCCTTCGGCGTAAAAAGACACCTTTAGAGGTGTATCACTTAGTTGATGGGGAATATATTTTAATGTCAGGAAATCCTGTTTGGCTACCAGAGATTGGTTTAGGAATTGGGCGAGAACGGGGAATTTATCAAGGTATAGTGCGGGAGTGGCTGTACTGGTATGACGAAGAAGGGCAAAAATTGCTGACACCAGAAGAACGCATCAGGGAAGCCGAAGAACGCACAGCTTTTGAAGAACAGCGACGTGTGGAAGCAGAACAACAGGTGAAAATGTTAATTGAAAAGTTAAATGCGCTAGGTGTTGATCCAGAAACTTTGTCATAG
- a CDS encoding DUF4351 domain-containing protein: MTNVSDRADFDSPWKEIIEAYFPQAMHFFFPETYALIDWERPYEFLDKEFQQIAREAEQGKRYADQLVKVWQTQGEELWLLVHVEIQAQKEDNFSKRMFTYNFRIFDRFDRPAISLAILCDPNREWRPSNYSYNYPNTRLIFEFGSIKLLDYENRFDELENSDNPFATVVMAHLKTQQTRSSPEQRKIWKFSLIRRLYDLGLGEQDIRNLYRFIDWVMILPKALENQFWEKFKQFEQERTMRYITTGERIGYERGKAEGKQEGKQEGKQEGEQQLILRLLQRRVGELSPELQERIRSLSLNQLETLGEALLDFAAMEDLLNWLQTNQ, translated from the coding sequence ATGACAAATGTTAGCGATCGCGCTGATTTTGATAGCCCTTGGAAAGAAATTATAGAAGCTTATTTTCCCCAAGCAATGCATTTCTTTTTTCCAGAAACTTATGCATTAATTGACTGGGAACGTCCCTACGAATTTCTAGATAAAGAATTTCAACAAATAGCTCGTGAAGCCGAACAGGGTAAGCGATATGCCGATCAATTAGTCAAAGTTTGGCAAACCCAAGGGGAAGAACTTTGGTTATTAGTCCATGTTGAAATTCAGGCACAAAAAGAAGATAATTTTAGCAAGCGGATGTTTACCTACAATTTTCGCATATTTGACCGCTTCGATCGACCAGCAATAAGCCTTGCAATTCTCTGCGATCCAAACCGCGAATGGCGACCAAGCAATTACAGCTACAATTATCCCAATACGCGCTTAATTTTTGAATTTGGCAGTATTAAACTTTTGGATTACGAAAATCGCTTTGACGAGTTAGAAAATAGCGATAATCCATTTGCAACTGTCGTCATGGCGCATTTGAAAACGCAGCAGACACGCTCATCACCCGAACAACGCAAAATATGGAAATTTAGCTTAATTCGCAGATTATATGATTTGGGGTTAGGAGAGCAAGATATTCGCAACCTGTATCGATTTATCGATTGGGTTATGATATTACCAAAGGCATTGGAAAATCAATTTTGGGAAAAGTTTAAACAATTTGAGCAGGAGCGGACTATGAGATATATAACGACAGGTGAACGCATCGGCTACGAGCGCGGTAAAGCAGAGGGTAAACAAGAAGGTAAACAAGAAGGTAAACAAGAAGGTGAACAACAACTTATTTTAAGGTTATTACAAAGACGAGTGGGAGAATTATCACCAGAATTACAAGAGCGCATCCGATCTCTTTCTTTAAATCAGTTAGAAACCCTTGGCGAAGCTTTGTTGGATTTTGCTGCTATGGAAGATTTACTTAACTGGTTGCAAACAAATCAATGA
- a CDS encoding NAD(P)H-quinone oxidoreductase subunit 4, whose translation MNTANFPWLTTIILFPIAASLLLPIIPDKEGKTVRWYSLIVGLIDFALIVYAFYTRYDFSNPGLQLVESYPWVPQLDLNWSVGADGLSMPLIILTGFITTLAILAAWPITFKPKLFYFLILAMYGGQIAVFAVQDMLLFFLVWELELVPIYFLLSIWGGKRRQYAATKFILYTAGGSLFILLSALTMGFYGDTVTFDMRSLALKDFALNFQLALYAGFLIAYAVKLPIIPLHTWLPDAHGEATAPVHMLLAGILLKMGGYALIRMNAQMLPDAHAFFAPVLVVLGVVNIIYAALTSFAQRNLKRKIAYSSISHMGFVMIGIASFTDLGLSGAVLQMVSHGLIGASLFFLVGATYDRTHTLMLDEMGGVGKRMPKVFAMFTTCSMASLALPGMSGFVAELMVFVGFATSDAYSSTFKVIVVFLMAVGVILTPIYLLSMLREIFYGEENKELVSHQALIDAEPREVFIIACLLVPIIGIGFYPKLLTQMYDATTVQLTARLRDSVPTLAQQKDDALKVSLSAPQIGN comes from the coding sequence ATGAATACAGCTAATTTTCCGTGGCTGACGACGATTATTCTGTTTCCGATAGCGGCGTCGCTACTTCTTCCCATCATCCCTGATAAAGAAGGCAAAACAGTGCGCTGGTACTCCCTGATCGTAGGGCTGATAGATTTTGCACTAATTGTTTATGCTTTTTATACTAGGTATGATTTCTCCAATCCAGGTTTGCAGTTGGTGGAGAGTTACCCCTGGGTACCCCAACTAGATTTGAATTGGTCAGTAGGGGCAGATGGCTTATCCATGCCCCTAATCATTTTGACTGGATTCATTACCACGCTGGCGATTTTAGCAGCTTGGCCTATTACCTTCAAGCCCAAGCTATTTTACTTCTTGATTTTGGCGATGTATGGCGGTCAGATTGCCGTGTTCGCCGTCCAGGATATGCTGTTATTTTTCCTGGTGTGGGAACTGGAACTGGTGCCGATATACTTTCTGCTGTCGATTTGGGGAGGTAAAAGGCGGCAATATGCAGCGACCAAATTTATTTTATACACCGCTGGCGGTTCGCTGTTTATTTTGCTGTCTGCCCTGACAATGGGATTTTACGGCGATACGGTGACGTTCGACATGCGATCGCTCGCCTTAAAAGACTTCGCCCTCAATTTCCAACTTGCCCTCTATGCTGGCTTCCTAATTGCCTACGCCGTCAAGTTGCCGATTATTCCCTTGCACACCTGGCTACCTGATGCCCACGGGGAAGCTACAGCCCCTGTACACATGTTATTGGCAGGTATTCTCCTGAAGATGGGTGGTTACGCCTTAATTCGGATGAATGCCCAAATGCTCCCCGATGCCCACGCTTTTTTTGCACCAGTATTGGTGGTTTTGGGGGTAGTTAATATCATCTACGCTGCCTTGACATCCTTTGCCCAGCGCAACCTGAAGCGAAAAATTGCCTACTCCTCAATTTCCCACATGGGCTTTGTGATGATTGGTATCGCCTCCTTCACCGATTTGGGATTAAGTGGGGCAGTATTGCAAATGGTTTCCCACGGGTTAATTGGGGCAAGTTTGTTCTTCCTCGTTGGCGCAACTTATGACCGGACACACACCCTGATGTTGGATGAAATGGGTGGTGTCGGTAAGAGAATGCCGAAGGTTTTCGCCATGTTCACCACCTGTTCAATGGCTTCTTTGGCATTGCCAGGGATGAGCGGTTTTGTGGCAGAATTAATGGTGTTTGTCGGCTTTGCTACTAGCGATGCTTATAGCTCTACCTTCAAAGTCATTGTGGTGTTTTTGATGGCAGTGGGAGTAATTTTAACTCCGATTTATCTGCTGTCGATGTTGCGGGAAATTTTCTACGGAGAAGAGAATAAGGAATTAGTTTCTCACCAAGCTTTGATAGATGCTGAACCCCGCGAAGTATTTATTATTGCCTGTTTGTTAGTGCCAATTATTGGTATTGGTTTCTATCCGAAGTTGCTGACTCAAATGTACGACGCCACAACTGTACAATTGACGGCAAGATTGCGTGATTCCGTGCCGACATTAGCACAGCAAAAAGACGATGCACTAAAGGTTTCTTTGAGTGCGCCTCAAATCGGTAATTAA
- a CDS encoding type II toxin-antitoxin system MqsA family antitoxin, with translation MMKCVICQHGETKPGLVTVTLERDECIIVLKKVPAEICDNCGEYYLSDAVTEQVLEKAESAVNNGAELEIIKYAA, from the coding sequence ATGATGAAATGCGTAATTTGTCAGCATGGAGAAACTAAACCTGGTTTAGTAACTGTGACATTAGAAAGAGATGAATGTATTATTGTATTAAAAAAAGTTCCGGCAGAAATTTGTGATAACTGCGGTGAATATTATTTAAGTGATGCAGTTACTGAACAGGTTTTAGAAAAAGCAGAGTCAGCTGTTAATAATGGAGCCGAATTGGAGATTATTAAATATGCAGCTTAG
- a CDS encoding DUF4258 domain-containing protein, giving the protein MYCQNLVFSRHAIQQMFYRRISQKEVKTAISYGEVIEENPDDTPYPSYLILDFIEGKPIHVVFSYNEATDTGYVVTAYIPDTNIWLDGFTTRRER; this is encoded by the coding sequence ATGTATTGTCAAAATCTAGTTTTCTCGCGTCATGCTATCCAACAAATGTTCTATCGTCGCATCAGTCAAAAAGAAGTAAAAACTGCGATTTCTTATGGAGAAGTGATAGAAGAAAATCCTGATGATACACCCTACCCCAGTTATCTAATATTGGATTTTATAGAAGGTAAGCCGATTCATGTTGTATTTTCCTACAATGAAGCTACAGATACAGGATATGTAGTAACAGCTTATATTCCTGATACTAACATTTGGTTAGATGGTTTTACAACTAGGAGAGAAAGATGA
- a CDS encoding NAD(P)H-quinone oxidoreductase subunit 5, whose translation MEVIYQYAWLIPVLPLFGAMLVGLGLISLNQVTNRLRQLNAVVIISLMGAAMGLSFALLWSQIQGHAPYIRTLEWAAAGNFHLNMGYTIDHLTALMLVIVTTVACLVMVYTDGYMAHDPGYVRFYAYLSLFGSSMLGLVVSPNLVQIYIFWELVGMCSYLLVGFWYDRKSAADAAQKAFVTNRVGDFGLLLGILGLFWATGSFDFNVMGDRLAQLVQSGSISNFLAVLFAILVFLGPVAKSAQFPLHVWLPDAMEGPTPISALIHAATMVAAGVFLIARMYPVFEHVPAAMNVIAFTGAFTAFLGATIAITQNDIKKGLAYSTISQLGYMVMAMGIGSYSAGLFHLMTHAYFKAMLFLGSGSVIHGMEGVVGHDPALAQDMRLMGGLRKYMPITSITFLIGCLAISGIPPFAGFWSKDEILGKAFEANPLLWFIGWLTAGITAFYMFRMYFSTFEGEFRGNDDKIKQKLKKAAATIVLELESQEPVPNFGPGAMKKGELAATGEHHDSHDSHDSHGHHSDSPHESPWTMTLPLALLAVPSILIGLVGTPYANYFEEFIFPPSETLSEVIEKASEFNPTEFYIMAGASVGISLIAITLASLMYLRHKIDPAAIAAKIQPLYELSLNKWYFDDIYHRVFVLGLRRLARQVMEVDFRVVDGAVNLTGFFTLVSGEGLKYLENGRAQFYALIVFGAVLGLVIVFGVT comes from the coding sequence ATGGAAGTAATCTATCAGTATGCCTGGCTGATTCCGGTGTTACCTCTTTTTGGGGCAATGCTGGTCGGTCTAGGGTTAATCTCGTTGAATCAGGTGACAAACCGCCTACGGCAGCTTAACGCTGTGGTGATTATCTCCCTAATGGGAGCAGCGATGGGGCTGTCGTTTGCCTTGCTATGGAGTCAAATTCAAGGACACGCGCCTTATATCCGCACCTTGGAGTGGGCGGCAGCAGGTAATTTTCACCTGAACATGGGCTACACTATTGACCACCTGACAGCCCTAATGCTGGTGATTGTGACAACGGTAGCCTGCTTAGTCATGGTTTACACCGATGGCTACATGGCTCACGATCCAGGTTACGTGCGGTTTTACGCCTATCTCAGTTTGTTTGGCTCCTCAATGTTAGGTCTGGTGGTCAGCCCCAACCTAGTACAGATTTATATATTCTGGGAACTGGTCGGGATGTGTTCCTACTTGCTGGTCGGCTTTTGGTACGATCGCAAGTCAGCAGCAGATGCCGCTCAAAAAGCGTTTGTGACCAACCGCGTGGGCGACTTTGGTCTTTTACTCGGCATTTTGGGGCTGTTCTGGGCAACAGGCAGCTTTGATTTTAATGTCATGGGCGATCGCCTCGCCCAACTCGTCCAATCAGGTTCGATCAGCAATTTTCTCGCTGTCCTGTTTGCGATTTTAGTTTTCTTGGGGCCAGTGGCGAAATCAGCCCAATTCCCCCTCCATGTCTGGCTGCCAGATGCAATGGAAGGCCCCACCCCCATTTCTGCCTTGATTCACGCGGCAACGATGGTGGCGGCAGGTGTTTTCCTGATTGCCCGGATGTACCCAGTATTTGAACACGTCCCAGCCGCAATGAACGTCATTGCCTTTACTGGGGCGTTTACGGCGTTTTTGGGGGCAACCATTGCCATTACCCAAAACGACATCAAAAAGGGCTTGGCTTACTCCACCATTTCCCAACTCGGTTACATGGTGATGGCAATGGGAATAGGTTCCTACAGTGCTGGACTATTCCACCTGATGACCCACGCCTATTTCAAGGCGATGCTATTCTTGGGTTCAGGTTCAGTAATTCACGGCATGGAAGGTGTCGTCGGTCACGACCCCGCCTTAGCGCAAGATATGCGGCTGATGGGCGGACTGCGAAAATACATGCCGATCACGTCAATTACCTTTTTGATTGGTTGCTTGGCAATTTCTGGTATTCCGCCCTTTGCTGGCTTCTGGTCAAAAGATGAAATTCTGGGGAAGGCTTTTGAGGCTAACCCACTTCTCTGGTTTATCGGCTGGCTAACTGCTGGGATTACTGCTTTCTACATGTTTAGGATGTATTTCTCGACATTTGAAGGCGAATTCCGAGGTAATGACGATAAAATCAAGCAAAAACTCAAGAAGGCTGCGGCGACAATTGTCCTGGAATTAGAGTCACAAGAACCAGTCCCGAATTTTGGACCTGGGGCGATGAAGAAAGGAGAATTGGCGGCAACTGGTGAGCATCATGACTCTCATGACTCTCATGACTCCCACGGGCATCACAGCGACTCCCCCCACGAGTCGCCGTGGACAATGACGCTGCCATTGGCACTGTTGGCTGTGCCTTCGATTTTGATTGGTTTGGTGGGAACTCCCTACGCCAATTATTTTGAAGAGTTTATCTTTCCTCCTAGCGAAACTCTCTCCGAAGTTATAGAAAAGGCTTCTGAGTTCAATCCGACGGAATTCTATATTATGGCGGGTGCCTCAGTCGGAATTTCCTTGATTGCGATTACTCTGGCTTCGCTGATGTATTTGCGCCATAAGATTGACCCGGCTGCGATCGCTGCTAAAATCCAACCACTTTACGAGTTATCCCTCAACAAGTGGTACTTTGATGACATTTACCATCGGGTTTTTGTCCTCGGCTTGCGTCGCCTAGCTAGACAAGTTATGGAAGTTGACTTCCGCGTTGTAGATGGTGCTGTTAACCTCACAGGCTTTTTCACCCTTGTTAGTGGTGAAGGTCTGAAGTACCTAGAAAATGGTCGCGCTCAATTCTATGCCTTGATTGTGTTTGGGGCTGTTTTGGGCTTAGTGATTGTCTTTGGTGTCACCTGA
- a CDS encoding thioredoxin family protein has protein sequence MVLSVSERTFTQEVLESPIPVLVNFEAPWCGLCRIIHPLLLQFQAQCGEEIKLVGINADQNFKLSTTYRLKSLPTLLLIENGTVRHRLESFRGREDLRLALEDIKASYSSCPKIYKSPKTADLEYRSA, from the coding sequence ATGGTATTGTCGGTTAGTGAGCGGACATTTACTCAAGAAGTTTTAGAATCTCCTATTCCTGTTTTAGTTAACTTTGAAGCACCTTGGTGTGGCTTGTGTCGGATAATTCACCCGCTATTGTTGCAATTTCAAGCCCAATGTGGGGAAGAAATTAAATTAGTTGGGATTAATGCCGATCAAAATTTTAAATTGTCTACTACTTATAGGCTAAAGTCACTACCAACCTTACTATTGATTGAAAATGGCACTGTTCGGCATCGCTTGGAAAGCTTTCGCGGCAGAGAAGATTTACGTCTAGCTTTAGAAGACATTAAAGCTAGCTACAGCAGTTGCCCAAAAATCTACAAAAGTCCAAAAACAGCTGACTTAGAGTATCGGTCTGCTTGA
- a CDS encoding NnrU family protein — protein sequence MLLISWLTPSHFVILGLQIVFAIAHSGGAALRPWAEKYIGPRLYRILFALVSLTLAVILIIYFFRHRYDGLQLWQVQGVLGVREFVWLLSAISFLFLYPATFNLLEVAAIQKPQVHLYETGIIRITRHPQMVGQIIWCVAHTLWLGTTFTLVTSIGLVLHHLFGVWHGDRRLLHRYGESFEIAKQRTSIIPFKAIIDGRQSIKWQEFIRPAYLGVTIFIVLLWWSHPLLLEATSRIKWEI from the coding sequence ATGCTGCTGATTTCTTGGTTGACACCTAGTCATTTTGTCATACTGGGGTTACAAATAGTTTTTGCGATCGCTCATAGTGGAGGCGCTGCTTTGCGCCCTTGGGCAGAAAAATACATTGGGCCAAGGCTTTATCGCATTCTCTTTGCATTAGTCAGCTTAACGTTAGCTGTGATATTAATTATTTACTTTTTTAGGCACCGCTATGATGGTTTGCAACTTTGGCAGGTACAAGGAGTGCTAGGAGTGCGAGAATTTGTTTGGCTGCTGTCAGCGATCTCGTTCTTGTTTTTATATCCTGCTACCTTTAATCTACTAGAAGTAGCTGCCATTCAAAAGCCCCAAGTTCATCTCTACGAAACAGGAATTATTCGGATTACCCGTCATCCTCAAATGGTAGGACAAATAATTTGGTGTGTTGCCCATACTCTGTGGCTAGGTACTACCTTTACCCTTGTGACTTCCATTGGATTGGTGTTACATCACTTGTTTGGGGTTTGGCACGGGGATCGCCGTCTCTTGCATCGCTATGGGGAATCCTTTGAAATTGCCAAACAACGGACTTCAATTATTCCTTTCAAAGCAATTATTGACGGTCGTCAATCTATCAAATGGCAGGAATTTATCCGCCCTGCCTATTTGGGAGTCACTATTTTTATAGTTTTGCTTTGGTGGTCGCACCCTCTGTTGCTGGAAGCAACTAGTAGGATCAAATGGGAAATTTAG
- a CDS encoding LysR family transcriptional regulator produces MSDLPFTLDQLRILIAIAQEGSFKRAADSLYVSQPAVSLQVQNLERQLDVPLFDRGGRRAQLTEAGHLLLSYGEKILSLCQETCRAIEDLQNLQGGTLIVGASQTTGTYLLPKMIGMFRHKYPDVAVQLHVHSTRRTAWSVANGQVDLAIIGGEIPGELSESLEVLPYAEDELALILPVFHPLAKLEKIQKEDLYKLQFIALDSQSTIRKVIDQVLGRCEIDTRRFKVEMELNSIEAIKNAVQSGLGAAFVSTSAIAKELQMGVLHCANIEGVVVKRTLWLIFNPNRYRSKAAEAFSREILPQFANPGWNQDVLTFPQKNIVVTTLDIATPTSGGED; encoded by the coding sequence ATGTCTGACCTTCCTTTCACTTTAGATCAGTTACGTATTTTAATAGCGATCGCCCAAGAAGGAAGCTTCAAGCGCGCCGCTGATAGTCTTTACGTCTCCCAACCTGCCGTCAGCTTGCAAGTCCAAAATCTCGAACGACAGCTGGATGTCCCCTTATTTGACCGTGGCGGACGACGCGCCCAATTAACCGAAGCAGGGCATCTACTCCTTAGTTACGGTGAAAAAATCCTCAGCCTGTGTCAGGAAACCTGCCGCGCGATCGAGGATTTACAAAATCTCCAAGGCGGTACTTTGATTGTCGGTGCTTCTCAAACCACCGGCACTTATCTTTTGCCCAAAATGATTGGGATGTTCCGACACAAATATCCAGATGTGGCAGTGCAATTACACGTCCACTCCACCAGGCGAACTGCTTGGAGTGTCGCTAACGGACAAGTTGATTTGGCAATTATCGGCGGTGAAATTCCGGGTGAACTATCAGAATCTTTAGAAGTTCTTCCTTACGCTGAAGACGAACTAGCGCTGATTCTACCTGTCTTTCATCCCTTAGCCAAACTTGAAAAAATCCAAAAAGAAGACCTATACAAATTACAATTCATTGCCCTAGATTCCCAATCGACTATCCGCAAAGTAATTGACCAAGTGCTAGGACGCTGTGAGATTGATACAAGACGTTTTAAAGTTGAAATGGAACTAAATTCCATTGAAGCAATTAAAAATGCTGTGCAATCTGGTTTGGGGGCTGCCTTTGTTTCAACTAGCGCGATCGCTAAAGAGTTACAAATGGGTGTTCTGCACTGTGCCAACATTGAAGGCGTCGTCGTCAAACGGACACTGTGGCTGATTTTTAATCCCAATCGCTATAGATCCAAGGCCGCAGAAGCTTTTAGTCGGGAAATTTTGCCCCAGTTTGCTAATCCTGGATGGAATCAAGATGTGTTAACATTCCCACAAAAAAACATAGTGGTAACTACATTAGATATAGCGACGCCCACCTCCGGCGGCGAAGACTAA
- a CDS encoding serine/threonine-protein kinase — MEVYCTRPRCPRPQNYFTDLDDITTLKTTQQKYCTTCGMPLLLDGRYVTIKLLGRGGFGAAFLARDRRIPGMRQCVVKQFQPAGNLTLNQLQQAQIMFEREAEVLAQLGNDHEQIPDLFAFFPVIVNSLQPGQQDQFFYLVQEYIDGQNLEEELVQQGKFSEQQVLEVLQEILKVLKFVHHRGIIHRDIKPSNIMRRRDGKLFLLDFGAVKLVTNAASGSAASSTGIYSMGFAPPEQMAGGQVFPSTDLYALAITLITLLTNQEAIQLFDAYTNQWKWRSQVTINPRLADILDKMLLPAANQRFQSAQEVLDALSSQPLAPTQLNSPSVTLPAQPPKSSSPVVPRRPPTQPAFSTVELLGGAAFSGFEGALIAIALSSLVKLPIATFSVASVILGILIFAQTRRWIEKFDLLIIPTITFAIIFFLPFLQGGLGIQTVVFLSVAAGLVAISLTAVFRLIYKLLSLLL, encoded by the coding sequence ATGGAAGTTTACTGTACTCGTCCACGTTGCCCACGCCCACAAAACTATTTTACCGATTTAGATGATATTACGACGCTGAAAACAACGCAGCAAAAATACTGTACTACCTGTGGGATGCCACTGCTGCTAGATGGTCGATATGTGACAATTAAGCTGCTGGGAAGAGGGGGGTTTGGAGCAGCGTTTTTGGCACGCGATCGCCGAATTCCAGGAATGCGTCAATGCGTAGTTAAGCAGTTTCAACCAGCGGGTAATTTAACTTTAAATCAACTGCAACAAGCACAGATAATGTTTGAGAGAGAGGCAGAAGTTTTAGCACAGCTTGGTAACGATCACGAGCAAATTCCTGACTTGTTTGCCTTCTTTCCAGTGATAGTTAATAGTTTGCAGCCAGGACAGCAAGACCAGTTTTTTTACTTGGTACAAGAATATATTGATGGGCAAAACCTAGAGGAAGAATTAGTTCAACAAGGTAAATTTTCTGAACAGCAAGTGTTGGAGGTGCTGCAAGAAATCCTCAAGGTGCTAAAGTTTGTCCATCATAGAGGCATTATCCACAGAGATATTAAACCGTCTAACATCATGCGCCGTCGTGATGGTAAACTTTTTCTCCTAGATTTTGGCGCAGTAAAGCTTGTGACAAACGCTGCATCTGGTTCTGCTGCTTCTTCCACGGGAATTTATTCTATGGGATTTGCACCACCTGAGCAGATGGCTGGAGGTCAAGTATTTCCATCTACAGATTTATACGCCTTAGCTATAACTCTTATTACTTTGTTGACAAATCAGGAAGCAATTCAACTATTTGATGCCTATACCAACCAGTGGAAATGGCGATCGCAAGTGACTATCAACCCTCGCCTTGCTGATATTTTAGACAAAATGCTGCTACCTGCTGCTAATCAGCGCTTCCAATCAGCCCAGGAGGTTTTAGATGCACTTAGCTCACAGCCTCTAGCCCCGACACAACTTAATTCGCCTTCTGTAACACTCCCAGCACAACCACCTAAAAGTTCCAGTCCCGTCGTCCCCCGGCGTCCACCAACTCAACCAGCGTTTTCTACAGTGGAATTATTGGGTGGGGCGGCATTTAGTGGATTTGAGGGGGCATTGATCGCGATCGCCCTCTCCAGTCTAGTAAAATTACCAATAGCTACTTTCAGTGTTGCATCTGTAATTTTGGGGATACTGATATTTGCCCAAACCAGGCGGTGGATTGAAAAGTTCGATTTATTAATTATTCCGACAATTACTTTTGCGATTATTTTTTTTCTCCCCTTTTTACAAGGGGGTCTTGGCATTCAAACAGTAGTTTTTTTATCAGTTGCAGCAGGCTTAGTAGCCATTTCACTAACAGCCGTATTTCGACTTATTTATAAATTATTATCTTTGTTACTTTAA
- a CDS encoding PstS family phosphate ABC transporter substrate-binding protein has product MSQKNETLSLFLAVVITIGLIFGGLWFFMARWAQLNKHVANQSENNNPRDAISVPKPIETSKTSNTISKCDVPNLPEGTFNYGGSTTWAPIRKDVDSVLQSQCSQFILRYTQPPSGESGSGTGIRMLIDNQLAFSQSSRSVKAEENTEAKQKGFSFKEIPVAIDGIAIAVNLNLNIPGLTVAQLKDIYTGKITNWQQVGGPNLPITVYSRSKEAGGTVEFFVENILNKENFGTNVSYIGTTTEAVRKVAANPGGIYYASAPEVVPQCMIKSLPLGRTSGQFVPPYQEPFVPLSECPTKRNQLNTQAFRSGDYAITRNLFVIVKQNSQTDQQAGEAYANWLLTPQGQELIQKAGFVRIK; this is encoded by the coding sequence ATGTCTCAGAAAAACGAAACACTTAGCCTTTTCTTAGCCGTAGTCATTACCATTGGCTTAATCTTTGGTGGCTTATGGTTTTTTATGGCACGATGGGCGCAATTAAATAAACATGTTGCTAACCAGTCGGAGAATAACAATCCCAGAGATGCCATTTCTGTTCCTAAGCCTATAGAGACTAGCAAGACAAGTAATACCATCAGCAAATGTGACGTGCCAAATCTCCCAGAGGGGACATTCAACTATGGTGGTAGCACAACCTGGGCACCTATTCGTAAAGACGTAGACTCCGTACTCCAAAGCCAATGCTCTCAGTTTATTTTACGCTATACTCAACCTCCGTCAGGTGAATCAGGATCTGGAACTGGCATTCGGATGTTGATAGACAATCAACTAGCTTTTTCTCAATCTTCTCGCTCGGTTAAGGCTGAAGAAAATACAGAAGCTAAACAAAAAGGATTTAGTTTCAAAGAAATTCCAGTGGCGATTGATGGAATTGCGATCGCAGTTAACCTCAATCTCAACATTCCTGGTTTAACTGTCGCCCAACTCAAAGACATCTACACGGGCAAGATTACTAATTGGCAACAGGTGGGCGGGCCAAATTTACCAATTACAGTTTATTCTCGTAGCAAAGAAGCTGGGGGTACAGTGGAATTCTTTGTCGAAAATATTCTAAATAAAGAGAATTTTGGTACCAACGTTAGTTATATTGGCACAACTACCGAAGCAGTACGAAAAGTAGCTGCAAATCCTGGCGGAATTTACTATGCTTCTGCCCCAGAGGTTGTACCCCAGTGTATGATAAAATCCCTGCCACTAGGGCGCACAAGCGGTCAATTTGTGCCTCCCTACCAAGAACCCTTTGTACCTCTGTCTGAATGTCCCACTAAGCGTAATCAGTTGAATACTCAGGCGTTTCGTAGCGGTGACTATGCAATTACCCGCAATTTATTTGTAATTGTTAAACAGAATAGTCAAACAGATCAGCAAGCTGGTGAAGCTTATGCAAATTGGCTGCTGACACCTCAGGGTCAAGAACTGATCCAAAAGGCTGGATTTGTCAGAATTAAATGA